The region AAGTTTTGATAAAtctaatttattttaaggaaccatctgaaagaaaacaaagcatctGATAAAGTATAACCACAGGCTGTTTGGTGAAAAGCAATCAAAGTTCTAAGGGAAAGCAGGTGTCTGCTGTTAAACAATGCTATGGAAAGGAATCTCCCTTATTACTGCAGGTTTTGTCCCTTGACCGCGAAAAGAaatgtgctcagtcttgtccgactctctgcaatcccatggactgtagcccagcaggctcctctgtccacaggattttccagacaagaatactgaagtgggttgccattttcttactGCAGTTTTTGTTCCCTGACCTTGAAAAGAAATGCTAAGAAAGCTTATTTTGGGAATtgcctggcagcccagtggttaggactccatgctttcactgctgagggcaggtTTTcacttcctggtcagggaactaaaatcctgcagcCTCAGAACACcaccaaatgtttaaaaaaaaaaaaaaagttttttttccccaaatatgttACTTTTGATACTCTGGTTGTCATATATGAAAGCAAGTAGAAGATACAGTCCAGTATATGTCAGCCAATTTGATATTCTTGGGCCATAGTAAAGGacgtcatgggcttccctggtagctcactggtaaagaatccgcctgccaatgcaggagacatgggttcaaagcattgattgggaagatcccctggagaaggaaatggcaacccaccccagtccagtatccttgcctggaaaaatccatggacagaggagccaggcgggctacagaccatggaattgcagcagagtcagacacaacttatcgactaaacaacaacgaagAACATGACATCAGCATCAGAGGTTAACGTTAGCAGGCAAAACCCATTCTCTGAGCTTTCTGTAGTGTCTGTCATACGTAAGTATGGAAACTGATTTTAGAACAACTCAATGATGAactctttaaaaactaaacaagcAAAAAAGTCTGCTGCTAAAACCAGCAATGACACTGTTCAACTCTGAACTGAAATCCTAGAAATGGTTTGCAGATCTGAGCCCAGAGACACTGAAGCTACGTATGGCTATATCCCTTTTTAATTAGAGCTTCTGTTAATCTAATGAAGATCTGAAGTCCTGGAGtcaaggggtggggggggggtgaaTTACCTGTTTGCTCTAAAATATAATCTGCTATAACACATTTCTGAAACGTCAATCAGCTCATACATAACTAGGATTTGTTTCATATGGGATTTTTTCATAAATTAGGGGAGCCAGATTAGTGAGAAAAGAATACTAATCTTCAACAAGAAACATCCCTCAGCTCAGTGGCTGCAAGTCCTTATAgctctattttaagaaaattaaaaattagtgtCTGCACCGGTTCTCCCTTTCCAAAAAGGCACACCTCCCAGCTGGAAAAACTCTCCGCTAATGACAGGCCTGCACCGCCTCCTCCAAGGCAGCCCACACCATCTCTGTCACACCCCAGCATTTCCAGTCAACTCTGTCCATCAATTTTTAATGTCCCTTGGGGCAGCCTCCAGTCTGCTTGCCCTGGCTATCCAAGTTATCCCCCCAAATGCTAACCATTGTTCTCATTAGAAGTTGCATCAGTTTTGAGGAGTCTGCGCCAGTGGTATTTTCCCATAAACTATCttatttgagaattttttcagGAACACATACAACACATAATGGGGTTcaccggtggctcagcagtaaagtatccgtgtgccaatgcaggagatacggattaggtccctgggttgggaagatcccctggaggagggcatggcaacccactctagtattcttccctgggaaatcccatagacagaggagcctggtggactacagtccacagggtcgaaaagagtcagatacaactttgCAAGTAAACAACATCATGTGATGCCAAAATTCCTGTATTAGTAATAGTTCTTTTCATAACTTTTGATCATAAATACTCCTCATTCCATAACTGCTATTTTTTTAAGCACTGCAATTCATGAAAAGTATACATCCTCCATTAAGTAGATCTTCTGGAACATGTAGCTTTAAgcattgggctttttttttttttaatctaaagaaTTTATCTTATCCTTACCCCTAAGCATCACCAATGTTAACAACACTCAAACTCTGagctggggttggggagaggtCACAAAGTCCTTGAGAATATGAAGCAGTAGAGAGAGGATCCACATTCACCTCTACTGAAAAATCACTTGTATCACACACCGAAACACTGTAGATTACATGTGCTTTGTCCCCTCAACCATCAGCTCCCCATGATTTTCCTGACATCCTAGTATAGGAGACTTACTCTTTGTGTAGCACAGTTCTggtcttttgtttttgtctttttgttattgttgttttgcttttatattccacctttctcaaaagaagagttttttttttccccccactaagGGAAAATACTATCCTAAGGAGTACAGATAAGGGATAGTCTAACATTCTCATGTAGCCAGCCAAATATCCAGGCAGTATGAAACAGGCGAGAGCAGCGATTTTCAAACTAAAGCCCACTGGAGCCCTGGAGCAACTTTTCAAAGGGCTTGGATCAGTTAGGGGAATCAGTTTATAAATCAGCTTCCACTGTTTTCTCTCCTCCAGCTGATCTGAGAACTGTGATCTGCTAGTTCTCCTTCTCATCACTCCCTCCCCACTTACAATTTCACTTCTCCCACTTTACTTCCAGAATCTTACAATCACACATTTCCCCAGACTATAAAATAACATCCGGGACAGCAAGCAAAGGAATGGTAACTAACTTACTCTGTACTTTATTTCATTCAAGTTACAAATTTCTGGCACAGCTCCAAGCCTCATCCATCTGTGTAATAACATGAATTTGGAAATGAGACACCTTTCCAATCTGGACCCCACAAAATGCCTCCTGCAAACAGGATACAGAGAAGGGCCATTCTGCCATCAATGAGGCAGTGGCCAGAGAATCCACTGCCAACATTCACAAGTACACCCATGGAGTCGGCTTCAAGAAGCATGACCCTCAGGCATGAAAGAGATCCAGAAATCTGAcatgaagaaaataggaaatcCAGATGTGAGCAGTAACACTGGTTTTAATAAAGCTTGGCCAAAGGGATAAGGAATGTCCCATACTGTATTCATGTGTGGTGGTGTGGCTGCCCAGAAAACATAATGAAGCTAAAACTTCACCAAATAAGCTCTATATATCAGTTACCTATGTACCTGTCAGCACTTGCACAAACCTAGAGTTAGTGTAGATGAGAACGAACCACTAGTTATcagataaattaaaaagcaacaacaaaaatttttaaatataaaacaaataaaacagcaacaataacaaggTGAGACAGGAGTAAAGGTGTTTACATAAAAATCATTTGGACAAGAAAATGAcactgagttttgtttttgttttttttgctgcaccatagggcatgcaggatcttagttcccagactagggactgaacccatgcccctgtatggggagtgtggagtcttaaccactggaccaccagggaagtcagatgtTAAGGCTTTTCTGACAGAAATTTAAGACTGAGTTCACCCACCTGGCTTCAGAGTGAGGACCAGCTTTGCTAAATCAGATCATGTGACGAACATTTTCTACGAATTGtatatggaaaaaaatcatagtttAAAGCTTCTAGCAAaaatacacagtatttttttaatagcaaaaaaacCCCTCCTGTTATTGTCTAAATTTACTATGAAAGATTTCCAATGTCAACTTAAATGAGTGAGAGGATACGTAGTATGTGCTTTGTGTTCTTTTAGGGGATACACAAACAAAATGTCTGAATACCACTGGGCTGGAGAATTGGAAGTATTAATTTATCAGTTACAGTTTTTCCTACCTCAGCTTTCCTCATTGAGTCCCCTCCCTGACAATGGAAAACTGCCTTCATTCCTccaaaaggcaaaaaggaaatggcataaaatacaaaagaaagactGAAGATTGTTGAGAAGAAATTCTTTCCCTACCTAAGTTGGAAGGTAGTACAGAATGTTCAGGTTATTTCGAGGTTATTTGGAAATCCTATTTGACTTGAAAGTACCTTAATAAAATCTTTCTAAAAGGCATTAAGCTTGTttactaataatttttttctaaaagtaactTTCTGATATTAAGAATTTTGCCTCATCACAGGCTGATTTTTACTGGAAACCTATTTAAATTGTCAGATGGTTCtatatttacaaacattttcttcaaaaaaggagctcattaagaaaaaacaagTTCTAGTAGAAGACACTTGGTGAATTAGGGTTTTAATAATTTACTGACTAGCTCAGAGAAAGCTCTCCCAAAGAGACAGACAATGGTACCCACTGGCCTTATATAGGGGTTttctttgtcaattttgttttgtgtgctgtgtttatttacaaaatatactttatatagaaaatatacaaaaaacagAGACACTTCATTGTAGGGAACCATATCAATCATTATTAGTACCTCCAAAAGGGCATGGCAAAATATATTCTTCAAACAATTCTCTATTGGCTTATAAAAGCTTTGATTTCACCAAACTACACGCACCAAAACAACACCTATTACTTTCCAGGTGTTCAAAGAATGAAGATGCACAGGCAGCTGATGACAATGGTTGCCTCGAGgtggctggggcaggggtggaagGAAGACTTTCACCATCTACATTTCTGCACCTTTTGAGTTTTGACCCATGAGGATGTATaaactatttttcatttataattcaaGAAGGTGTATTTTCTAAACTCTCAAACACACTAATTATTCAAGTATATTCAGATGtaaagaaaaatctttctcaGGTCCAGCTTTAGACATTTGAGGATACAGCAAAACTCTAAGAAAATACTCTAGTCGCTACTGAAAAGAACATGTGAAAGCGGGAGtagttcagtcgtatctgactctttgcaaccccatagttcctgccaggctcctctgtccatggaaatctccagggaagaatactgaagttagtagccattcccttcaccaagggatctttccaacccagggatcgaacctaggtcacctgcgttacaggcagattcttcaccatctgagccaccactgaaAAGAACATACAGCTTAGAAAATGtaatgctggggcttccctggtggtccagtggctaaaattctATGCTTCCAGTCAGAGGGTCCAGGCTagctccctggtcaggaaactagattccacatgctacaattAAACAAAGATTCCACAGGCTACAACTAAGATGCGGTGCaatcaaatcaatcaataaataacaaaatgctggggagggaggaggggaaacaGTGGTGGGGGAGtgagaggtacaaactattgggtGTAAGACAGGCTCAAGGCTGTACTGTACCATGTGGGGAACATAGccaatatattgtaataactgTCAATGGAAAGCAACCTTTAAAgttgtataaaaattttttttacaacgTATGCTGCAGCGAAGatcaaagattgaagatcctgcatgctgcaactaagacctggagcagccaaataaataatttttcttaaagtcaGATTGGAGTACTCTTCTACCAGATCTTCCAAGAGCACCCCtttttaccaaaattaaaaacgAAAGTCCTCACAAAGACCTCCAGGACTTCCAATGAGTCTGATCTCACCAACTTCTACTCTCCCCAGCGCTCACTCTGCTCCAACCATACCTGCCTCAGTGATGGCCTTCATCCACGCCAGGCAGCTATGGACTCAGGGACTTTGCAACTGCTATTCCTTCTGCCAGCTACTGTCTTCTGTCAGATGTCTACCCTGCTAACTCCCTCAACTCCTTCATGTTTTCACTCTCAAGTACGCTTTCACAATGAAGCCTCTCCTGAGACCTTGTTTAAAAATAGTAACTCCATCCTATCCACACATTTCTTATCCCCTTTAcctatttttgttttccatatgCTTACCACCTAACACACTATATATGTCacaagtgcagagtcctaaccactggaccacagaatTCCCACATAGTTCACTTATTATAAAAGTTCCCAAAGACAAGGATCTCTGTCTTGTTTGCTCACTGACACATCAGAAAAAGCACCTAGAGCCAGCATCTGGCACAAAGTATACACACAGAAGCATCCAATTAATAAACAGCCTCAACCTGCTTTTTCAATTGTACTTTCCACCTATTCTGCCTTAAAGAATCTGTGTTCCAGCCAGTCAGCCTGGTATACTCACTCACCATCCTAACACATCTCTACACCCCAGTCCACATCTTCTTCCCATGTGGGGAAAATGCAGCCAAACCCTCAGATACCTCCCTCTGCAATTTCTCTAATCGCTCTTCTTGCCCTGGGTCCCAAAGCACTCAATCCCCAGCTCTTTCAGCTGAATGGGGTGAGGGGGAAGGGGGAATCTGAGAATATGTGTAAATTCTAGTTTTTCCTGAACTTGGATTTAATTTCCCCGAAGGAAAAACTGAAGTTCATATTCTTGGAAACTCAGAAGAACTCAgtacattgaaaaaaattttaattaaaataagtttCAAAAATCCCATTCCTagggtgtatgtatgtgtgtgcatggttTCCATTCAGAATGAAAAGAGCTTTAAGTctcaagaggaaaggaaaaaatgtatattcctATTTCTGACTTTATCCAATATTTAAATGTCAGGGAGAAAAAATGTCAGTGAGAAAACTGTTACTGGATCTGCATGACTCTACTCAAAAGGTATGAGCACTTCCCTTCACGTCCAGAACTCACACTCCACGCCTAGGAGGCCCTACCGAATTGGATCCGACCTCTCCTGCCACTCACCCCACTTTCTCCACCCCAATTGCACAGCTATCCTTGAAACACACCAGACATGCTGGTGCTTCAGGGCATGGTTACCATTCCTGCTACCTGGAAAGCTCAATCCCCTGGGATTTTCTCCCTGCTTAAATCTTTCTAAATGTCTCCTTCCTGACCACTCTAGCTAAAATCAAAGAACAAGACTTCTTCCTTAGTTCCTATCCTCatctctgctgtttttttttacCTCCATAACATCTATAAGAACCTaataatctatatttttatttatttatctagtgGCATTAGaatactttcatattttatttgtagGTAAATCTCTACTCtctagaatgggcttcccaggtggcacataGTATCTGCCATTAGAAAGTATATAATACTTGTGGAACAAAGAATTTAACAAATgtacatattttacaaatgaggggaCAACAATGCAAATTTTGTAAACAtctccaaaataaaagaaattctttcAACTGACAgctttttctacttctttaagTTTGAATATAACTGAATGTTGTTCATCAGAAACAATCCAGTTCCAAAACTACTCTAAAAGTGGCTTAAAATCAGCACTTCTGCAACATATAAGCAAATATTTGTCAAGCATTATTTGTGTGCAGTAACATGttcctaaacaacaacaaaaagaactctttctttgaagaaatcatggtctctgggggggggggggggggggggcggggaatcTAATTTCAAACATACACCAAAAAACTGCCCACATTTTGCTTAAAATAAACTAAAGTATAAAATGCCATGGAAACATAAGAAGCCATAGAAAGGTGGCAAAAATAAGTGATAACAAAATACaagtttatttagttttatttttaattaaaaaacaaggctaaaataaattttatgtatgcTTCTAAACTATGTTAACAAAGTATCTGTTAATTTTCCATCTCCCCTCAACAGCATGGTTAAAATGTTACTGGGTGAGCCACACTACAGGGAGTGTCTCACTGGTTACAAAACCAGTCTTGGTTACAAAACCTGGCCTTTTCCTTTCCCACTGATGACTTCCAGGAAGGAAAGGGGATTTCTGAAACATGTTAAAGCTTCCCCtcaagaggtggaaataaaaagTTCCCAGCAGATCTCCTTCTGGTTTTTGCAgatcttattattttttgtgttttagtaGAAATCATGTGGTTACATAAACCAATGAGAAGTCAAATGCTTCAAAGGCAAAGATCCACAGAGGTACTACAGACAATTTGATAATTTATTTCTCCACATCAGGCCCCCAAAGCCATCATGGAGCTATTTACAGGACATTGTTACTATTGCAACATAGTACAAAAAAGCCTTAACACCACTGACACTGTAGCATTTATCTATAGGCCAAAAAAGCCTTCAAGAGTAAAATCAAGAGTGTAGACTCTGATAGTGGGGCATTACATTCAACTTCTGatttcttaaagaatttaaatttacCACAACACTGTTTAAACTCACTTTTTAGTCATTTTAACTAAGTCAAGAGATGGTCTCTATTTTACTATACACTTTACAAGGATGACCTCATGCACTCCAACCTACAGAACTTAGAGTGAAattaaactgcaaaaaaaaaaaaaaaaaaaatcctaactaAACTACAGCTACAAGTAAATGGTTCAGGAAACTAGAGCATGCTTTACATTCAGATTTTACATCCAAAATATGCATTCTGGTTCTTAAATTCCAGGTTTGAAAAGAAATGCCAACAGTAATAAAACTAAATGTCCTTATAGAGCAGCTAAGATGCCTCAAAAGTGCTGAAACAGAAGACAGCTTTGAGTACAATCTTATGCTAGTTCAATACAAATAAACACTTTTAAGGCTTGGAATGAAATTATCTCACTCTACCACAATGCAACAATGTATTCGCAAAGTTGTTCTGAAGCTACTTCAACTAAAGCTCATTGAAGAGGAGCGGCCCTCCATGGGGCATGCATGCTTTGTAAAGTATTTGTCTCAAATTGGTCctcaagttcttttttaaaaagttctatcattattaatatttattctgcAAGAATTATATCAAGGAACGTCAATATAGATTCAGGAACCCTTTCTTCACAATCATGAGTTATTCATTGTGGTTATTAAAGTTAAGATGAGTTAAGATACAGGAAAAGTGCTTAGCCCAGTTGTTTGGCTGGTAGTAAACGCCCAGCAGTCATTAACAAGTAGTTACTAGCTATCTACGAAAACAGAGTTTCAAACACTATCTGCAAATAACCATAAATTCCTTTTCGGGCTCTACTGTTCCGGACTgtgcaaacagaaaattaatgagTAAAACACACTTTTAAAACTAACCATCTTGAAGATCAAAAAAGGTACAATTAACAGAGCTGCTTTCAAAAACTGAATTGGGATGCCATAACACAAATTCACAATCTCACTTGAAGGCTGATAAACTAGTTAGCATTCTCATTAGGATCGAAGCCAGCTAAATCAGGGACAGTTAAAGGTCAAAAGCGCCCAAGCCGGGAGCGGTCTGTTTCACTACCCGGTCCCCGCCTCCCACAGGAACAGGAGACTGAACCGACGGCTGGCGCGACCGAAGAGCAGGCGAGGGCACACCCGGTAGACGTCTCCCTAGGGGATCTCCTCCAGTAATAAAGACGCCTCTATCTCGGGTCTGGAGACTCACCCGCGACCGCTGATCTCAAGAGATCTCGCCCCCCCGGCCCGCTCCCAACCGCAGGAACGCCACCCGCGCGGCCCCCACACCTCGGCCCGCGTGTCCGTCGCGCAGAGGCTAGTCGGCGCGCAGCTCCCGCGGGGCCGGCCCTCCGCCCTTCCGCCTGCCAGGCCTGGAGCCCGAAAGGATGCCGCCCCGGCCCTCCGCGCCCCCACCGGCACCGCGGCCCGGGCAGGATACTGAACACAGTCCGCTCCCAGGGCTCCAGCATGTAGAGCGCCGTGACCAGCAGGTACTGGTAGTAGAACCAGGACATCTGCTTCCAGGCCCGCGCCAGCGCCATCCCCGCCACGCGCCTCCCGCGTTGCAGCCAAACGTCAGTCTGTCCGGCCGGCCTCCCGCTAGCGTCCTAGAGCCCCCCGGCCGTCAGGCCCGCCCGCCCGCCACCCCGCGCCCATTGGCCGGCCAGGCCCGGAGCGTCACCCGTGGGCACGCCCAGCCCCGCGCGCTCCCGGGCCGCCGCCAGCGAGCCCCGCCCGGCCGCGCTCATTGGCCAGGCCCAACCTCGCGCGGCTCCCGGCCCTCCGCGCTTCCCACTCCCGGCGCCGCGCCCACGCGAGCCCGGGAACTGTCCCCGCGAGAACGCCCCGCCCGGCCTCGCCCTGAGGCCGTTGGTGGGCGGGACCGTACTGCCCGCCGGCTTGAGCGCGGGGGCGGGCGCTCCTACTAGGGCCCAGAAACGCCGGTTGCAAAAATATCTGTGGTATAGCAGTGACTCCTTAGGCGTCCTAATGGGCTCGGGCATTACAAGTTGAATAGAAACTTATTAGGGTGCTTAACTCGTGCAGTTTACGATCTAGagagggagacaggcattcatcacACCAATGCAATTAAAGCTGTGAtcggtgctgctgctgctactgctaaagtcacttcagtcgtgtccgactctgtgcgaccccatagatggcagcccaccaggctcccccgtccctgggattctccaggcaagaacactggagtgggttgccatttccttctccaatgcatgaaagtgaaaagtgaaagtgaagtcgctcagtcgtgtccgactcttagcgaccccatggactgcaacctactaggctcctccatccatgggattttccaggcaagagtactggagtggggtgccatgatcGGTGCAGAGGGAGAAAATAAGATGCTCCGAGAGAGTGTGGAGGCGAACATCCCCCACTCAAGGAGGTCATGAAAGGCATCTGTGAAGAAGTGTCTGCCCACCTCTCTTAGTAGCTGTAGGTGCCCTGTAGGTCAAGGCCGGGAGAAGGACGG is a window of Bos indicus isolate NIAB-ARS_2022 breed Sahiwal x Tharparkar chromosome 21, NIAB-ARS_B.indTharparkar_mat_pri_1.0, whole genome shotgun sequence DNA encoding:
- the SPTSSA gene encoding serine palmitoyltransferase small subunit A; this translates as MALARAWKQMSWFYYQYLLVTALYMLEPWERTVFNSMLVSIVGMALYTGYVFMPQHIMAILHYFEIVQ